In the Bacillus shivajii genome, one interval contains:
- a CDS encoding P1 family peptidase: MKIRDRNITIGKFQTGENNCITDVQDVSVGHVTLDYPIGDEEKEYACTGVTAILPHSGNFFKEKVPAASYVINGFGKTTGLVQVNELGHLESPIMLTNTFSVPAVTEGTLKYMLEDNKDIGESTGTINIVVGECNDSYLNSIRQMQLKPAHALEAIEKASNDPALEGAIGAGKGMVCFGYKGGIGTSSRKVENGDVEYTIGTLVLSNFGKKEDFSYHFLKEDEGEINETSDGSIMIVVATDAPLSDRQLLRISKRCSVGLARTGSHYSHGSGDIVIAFSTLNKTLHNSEGTYEETIQLREDKSIMNDLFAAVAEATEEAILNSLSQAETTTGKHGRIVRSFPFKK, translated from the coding sequence ATGAAAATTAGAGATAGGAACATAACGATCGGAAAATTTCAAACTGGAGAAAATAACTGTATAACAGATGTTCAAGACGTATCAGTCGGGCATGTTACACTTGATTATCCTATCGGAGACGAAGAGAAAGAATATGCTTGCACAGGTGTAACGGCTATATTACCCCACTCAGGCAATTTTTTTAAAGAAAAAGTTCCTGCAGCAAGTTATGTTATTAACGGATTTGGAAAAACAACTGGACTTGTACAGGTAAATGAACTTGGTCATTTAGAGTCCCCGATTATGTTAACAAATACATTTAGTGTTCCAGCTGTAACGGAAGGTACATTAAAATATATGTTGGAAGATAATAAAGATATCGGTGAATCGACTGGGACCATAAATATCGTCGTAGGAGAATGTAATGATAGCTACTTAAATTCGATCCGTCAAATGCAACTGAAACCTGCACATGCACTTGAAGCGATTGAAAAAGCATCAAATGATCCTGCTTTAGAAGGTGCGATTGGTGCTGGAAAAGGAATGGTCTGTTTTGGATATAAAGGGGGAATAGGTACATCTTCAAGAAAAGTAGAAAATGGTGATGTAGAGTATACAATTGGCACACTTGTTTTATCGAATTTCGGAAAAAAAGAAGATTTTTCCTATCATTTCCTTAAAGAGGATGAAGGTGAAATTAATGAAACGTCTGATGGATCAATTATGATCGTCGTAGCAACAGACGCACCACTTAGTGATCGTCAATTATTAAGAATCTCAAAACGTTGCTCTGTTGGCTTAGCAAGAACAGGGAGTCACTATAGTCATGGAAGTGGAGACATTGTCATTGCCTTTTCTACATTAAATAAAACGTTACATAATAGTGAGGGTACTTATGAAGAGACCATTCAATTAAGAGAAGATAAGTCTATTATGAATGACCTGTTTGCAGCAGTTGCAGAAGCAACAGAAGAGGCTATACTAAATTCGTTATCGCAAGCAGAAACAACAACAGGTAAACACGGTCGTATTGTGCGATCGTTTCCTTTTAAAAAGTAG